In Vreelandella piezotolerans, one genomic interval encodes:
- the fnr gene encoding fumarate/nitrate reduction transcriptional regulator Fnr — protein MPYPASQRRSLLQEARCQTCSLSSLCLPLALELEDMSQFDAIIRRRSPLKKGEPLFRQGDAFTSVYAVRSGSLKQVTSEGNGHDQLTNFFLPSELVGLDGIDEEHYPGTVMALETTTVCEIPFDRLDSLSEELPELRGQLYRSMSKELRDDRRMMRLLSRKTADQRLASFLITLSDRFRRRGYSPYSFRLSMSRADMGNYLGLAVETVSRILSRFQQQEVVAVSGREVNILDMQRLITLAEEEAPTITR, from the coding sequence ATGCCATATCCTGCCAGCCAACGACGTTCACTGCTGCAAGAGGCGCGCTGCCAGACGTGTAGTCTAAGCTCGCTGTGCTTACCGCTCGCCTTGGAGCTCGAGGATATGAGCCAGTTCGATGCGATCATTCGCCGCCGCTCGCCGTTGAAGAAAGGCGAACCCCTGTTCCGCCAAGGGGACGCTTTCACCAGTGTCTATGCGGTGCGCTCGGGTAGCTTGAAGCAGGTCACCAGCGAAGGCAACGGCCATGACCAGCTCACCAATTTCTTTCTACCCAGCGAACTAGTGGGTTTGGACGGCATCGACGAAGAGCACTACCCCGGCACGGTGATGGCTCTGGAAACGACGACGGTGTGCGAAATTCCGTTCGACCGCCTGGACTCGCTCTCCGAGGAGCTGCCCGAGCTGCGCGGCCAGCTCTATCGCAGCATGAGTAAAGAGCTGCGCGACGATCGGCGAATGATGCGTCTACTGTCGCGTAAGACCGCGGATCAGCGGCTGGCGAGCTTTTTGATTACGCTCTCTGATCGCTTCCGGCGGCGGGGCTACTCGCCATACAGCTTCCGCCTATCCATGTCCCGGGCCGATATGGGTAACTACCTGGGCCTAGCGGTCGAAACGGTCAGCCGCATTCTTAGCCGCTTTCAGCAGCAGGAGGTCGTGGCCGTCTCAGGGCGCGAGGTCAATATTTTGGACATGCAGCGCCTCATTACCCTGGCAGAAGAGGAGGCGCCAACGATCACACGTTGA
- a CDS encoding putative nucleotidyltransferase substrate binding domain-containing protein, producing the protein MVDVDLSQLPFTLIDDAGRDHVRRGMDLAFFDRDEVILEMGQAGESVFLIHKGEVAELDPTLPAASARIGHYTAGDLFGAISILNGKSRYRFQAEQECLCYVMPKALFTQLCRHYPPFEQFFKQSLSHKARLLTEKRADGGVTMAGFMLAKVRECMREPVLIDASSTIHDAVRQLNDSHADSLLVNTQEALGMVTKTDLLNGLVLGESTQHSPVASLANQSLVTVAPDQYLFEALIMMTRHKVARVVVMEDEHARGVVELMDVLSFFSSRSYVVSLQVEQANGLEALAAASQRTPELVNALMAQGVKLRFAMELLAALNGRIMSKAWGFTVPEQYHRQSCLMVMGSEGRGEQILKTDQDNGLILADDCQWPTVADDMATLTQTLITLGYPPCPGNIMVSNPEWVGTVSQWQQRIAKWVSARDGDSLMKLAILLDSHGVAGNPTLLDQVRHALFEHCSHDELLLSYFARAALRFSTPLTLFGSLKKPQHGIDIKKGGIFPIVHGVRTMALERRITVTSTLDRLDDLATDGRLDRRFADDVGEALALFTELRLRQQLQELDNAHAKRTNRVVVQELSSLERDLLREALHIVKDFKQRLSHRYHLEYS; encoded by the coding sequence CCTCGAGATGGGGCAGGCAGGCGAGTCGGTGTTTCTGATTCATAAGGGGGAGGTCGCTGAGTTGGACCCCACGCTGCCTGCCGCTAGCGCGCGAATTGGTCACTACACCGCCGGTGATCTGTTCGGAGCGATCAGTATTCTCAATGGCAAGAGCCGTTACCGCTTCCAAGCCGAGCAGGAGTGCTTGTGCTATGTGATGCCCAAAGCACTGTTTACCCAGCTCTGCCGTCACTACCCACCGTTTGAACAGTTTTTCAAGCAGTCGCTGTCACACAAAGCGCGCCTGCTAACGGAAAAACGCGCTGATGGTGGCGTCACGATGGCGGGTTTCATGCTGGCCAAAGTGCGCGAATGTATGCGCGAGCCGGTACTCATCGATGCATCGAGCACCATTCACGACGCCGTTCGCCAACTGAACGATAGCCATGCCGATAGCCTGCTGGTGAATACGCAAGAGGCGCTGGGCATGGTCACTAAAACCGACCTGCTCAATGGGTTGGTATTGGGGGAGAGTACCCAGCACTCGCCTGTGGCGTCGCTGGCCAACCAATCACTGGTCACCGTCGCGCCCGATCAATACCTGTTCGAAGCACTGATTATGATGACTCGGCATAAGGTCGCTCGCGTAGTGGTAATGGAGGATGAGCACGCCCGAGGCGTCGTGGAATTGATGGACGTGCTGAGCTTTTTCTCCAGCCGTAGCTACGTGGTGAGTTTACAGGTCGAGCAAGCCAATGGCCTGGAAGCTTTGGCGGCTGCCAGCCAACGTACCCCAGAGTTGGTCAACGCGCTAATGGCGCAGGGCGTGAAGCTGCGCTTTGCCATGGAGTTACTGGCAGCGCTCAATGGCCGCATCATGAGTAAAGCCTGGGGTTTTACGGTGCCCGAGCAGTATCACCGCCAAAGTTGCCTGATGGTGATGGGCAGTGAGGGGCGCGGCGAGCAAATCCTAAAAACCGACCAGGATAACGGTTTGATCCTCGCTGACGACTGCCAGTGGCCCACGGTCGCTGACGACATGGCGACCTTGACCCAAACGTTGATAACGCTGGGTTACCCGCCCTGTCCGGGGAATATCATGGTGTCCAACCCTGAGTGGGTGGGCACGGTCTCCCAGTGGCAGCAGCGTATCGCCAAATGGGTCAGTGCCCGCGATGGTGACAGTTTGATGAAACTGGCCATTCTGCTCGACTCTCATGGCGTGGCGGGCAATCCGACGCTGCTCGACCAAGTCCGCCACGCGCTGTTCGAGCACTGCTCCCACGATGAGCTGCTGCTCTCGTACTTTGCCCGTGCGGCACTGCGCTTCTCGACGCCGCTGACCCTATTTGGCTCACTGAAGAAGCCGCAGCACGGTATCGATATCAAAAAAGGCGGGATTTTCCCCATCGTGCACGGCGTGCGCACCATGGCCCTCGAGCGGCGGATAACGGTCACTTCGACGCTGGATCGTTTGGATGATCTGGCCACCGACGGGCGTCTGGATCGACGCTTTGCCGACGATGTGGGTGAGGCGCTGGCACTGTTCACCGAGCTGCGCCTGCGTCAGCAGCTTCAGGAGCTGGATAACGCCCACGCCAAGCGCACTAACCGGGTCGTAGTGCAAGAGCTCTCTTCGCTGGAGCGAGACCTGCTGCGAGAAGCCCTCCACATTGTGAAGGACTTCAAGCAGCGCCTTTCCCACCGCTATCATTTGGAGTATTCGTGA
- a CDS encoding DNA polymerase III subunit epsilon, protein MRLLDRHMTLLSGSLRTLLQRESDRRRWADSPYAWLFQPYMGEESVAMACQVSDGQPNVVSVAAVVLSPRRVHTSRIWWATLSESPVPVSATLRRHQQLHATDTPRSPDIECLTELAEFIGNRPLVGWQLERTIEPLNGLFKRVLGFGLPNAQVDVAKLHGRQLRRLHPQVDTLESLGEALTRWRLPRLIWPSVTSEATASALLYLRLQREIALTA, encoded by the coding sequence ATGCGCTTGTTAGATCGACACATGACGCTGCTGAGCGGCTCGTTAAGAACGCTGCTGCAGCGGGAAAGCGATCGACGCCGATGGGCCGATTCGCCCTACGCGTGGCTATTTCAGCCGTACATGGGCGAGGAGTCGGTCGCGATGGCCTGCCAGGTGAGTGACGGTCAGCCCAATGTCGTTAGCGTGGCGGCCGTCGTGCTCAGTCCGCGGCGTGTGCACACAAGCCGTATCTGGTGGGCCACACTGTCAGAATCTCCCGTGCCGGTGTCTGCCACCTTGCGCCGCCATCAGCAGTTACACGCGACGGATACCCCGCGCTCCCCAGATATCGAATGCCTGACAGAGCTGGCCGAATTCATCGGGAATCGGCCGCTCGTCGGTTGGCAGTTAGAGCGCACGATCGAGCCGCTCAACGGGCTATTCAAACGCGTATTGGGGTTCGGTTTACCCAACGCCCAGGTCGACGTTGCCAAGTTGCACGGGCGACAGCTACGGCGTTTGCATCCGCAGGTCGATACCCTCGAATCGCTTGGCGAGGCACTGACCCGTTGGCGGCTGCCACGGCTGATCTGGCCTAGCGTGACCAGCGAAGCCACCGCGAGTGCACTTCTGTATCTACGTTTGCAGCGCGAGATCGCCCTGACCGCCTAG
- the ttcA gene encoding tRNA 2-thiocytidine(32) synthetase TtcA, which translates to MLSPDYFDPTLSDSASDEPTATQHELQDAKQKREFNKLQKRLRREVGNAIIDYNMIEDGDRVMVCLSGGKDSYTMLEILRNLQRNAPVDFSLVAVNMDQKQPGFPEHVLPQYLDKLGVEYHILERDTYSVVKEKTPEGKTTCALCSRLRRGSLYGFAEEIGANKIALGHHREDILETLFLNMFFGGTLKAMPPKLLSDDGKNIVIRPLAYCKEADIAEFSRQMAFPIIPCNLCGSQPNMQRQIVKEMLAEWDKKHPGRLESMFKAVTNVAPSQLADRELFDFAGLEAKQAALMEGRIQAFNV; encoded by the coding sequence ATGTTATCACCTGACTACTTTGACCCTACTTTGTCAGACAGCGCGTCTGACGAGCCTACCGCCACGCAGCACGAGCTGCAGGATGCCAAGCAGAAGCGTGAATTCAACAAGTTGCAAAAACGCCTGCGGCGCGAAGTGGGAAACGCGATCATCGATTACAACATGATCGAGGATGGCGATCGGGTCATGGTGTGCCTCTCCGGCGGCAAAGATAGCTACACGATGCTGGAGATTTTGCGCAACTTGCAACGCAACGCGCCGGTCGATTTTTCGCTGGTGGCGGTCAACATGGACCAAAAACAGCCTGGTTTCCCAGAGCACGTCTTGCCCCAGTATTTGGATAAGCTGGGGGTGGAGTATCACATTCTCGAGCGTGACACCTACTCGGTGGTAAAGGAGAAAACCCCGGAGGGTAAAACCACCTGCGCGCTCTGCTCGCGCTTGCGCCGCGGCTCGCTGTATGGGTTTGCCGAAGAGATCGGCGCGAACAAGATTGCCCTCGGCCACCATCGCGAAGACATTCTAGAAACGCTGTTTCTGAACATGTTCTTCGGCGGTACGCTAAAAGCCATGCCGCCGAAACTGCTCTCGGATGACGGTAAAAACATCGTGATCCGCCCGCTGGCCTACTGTAAAGAGGCGGATATTGCTGAGTTTTCGCGGCAGATGGCGTTTCCCATCATTCCCTGTAATTTGTGTGGGTCGCAGCCGAACATGCAGCGACAAATCGTCAAAGAGATGTTGGCGGAGTGGGACAAGAAGCATCCTGGGCGCTTGGAGAGCATGTTCAAAGCAGTCACCAACGTGGCACCCTCGCAGCTTGCCGATCGCGAGCTATTCGACTTTGCCGGTCTCGAAGCCAAGCAGGCGGCCTTGATGGAAGGACGCATCCAAGCCTTCAACGTGTGA